The genomic window gctgccaaggggataaggggctacggagagagggcagggatatggacctaggtatggttagtatagtaagacctgagtgatctcctggacaagtgtcgatcgcctggattggggtcggagaggaatttcccggttttttcccccgaattggacctgggtttttatccggttttttgcctcccccaggagatcacgaggttcgtggggtggagaggggtgatagaggtataaaggggagggtagtgtcttgtgttctgtgtcttgtgtctactgtttgtggtaagtgtgtctgtttagtgttcagcaatGAGCgagtggcggtgcgggctcgacggacctggtggtctactctcgcacctactttctatgtttctatgttatctagCATCCTTAAATGGGTGTTTTGTTATTCAGTTGAAGTTGAGAAACAGATACAGAAGTTGTGTAATGCAGGTTCTTTGCAGTATAATAGCAAATTATTGCTGCTGCAGTTGAATGAATGTAAAGAGATCGTGCCTAAAGTACTGTTCAGTTTTGGCTTCCATACCCGAGGAAGGATGTACTTTCCACATTTCTGAAGAGCGAACCTTCCATTTTCCTGGATATCCTCTTCAATCCACCCAATTTGCCCGACTAGCACGACCTGCCTAATTGAACAATTACATAAACTAATTTATCATGGAAGTGTTTCCGTTTCTTTCATAAAGTATTCTAATAGAGATTCTATTTTATTACAGAAATACAAAGATTCAACCAAGTCACCCACTGAAAATATGGAAATTACCCATCTGCCAATGAGCTACTGGCTATCAGAAAATGGAAGTAAATTACTAAAAGGAAGGACAGAAGCCAATGCAACTGATGACCATAACTGCATCATAGATGAGGACTTTCTAATGGTTCTTCTACCAATAATATACTCCTTCATTTTTTTAACAGGATTGATAAGCAATATTTTTGCATTGTTaatattttttttcctgaaaACCAAGAAAAACTCCATTCATGTCTATCTGATCAATATGGCTTTTGCAGACCTCCTCTTAATTATCTGCCTGCCTTTCAGAATAGCACATCATGCAAATCACAACCAATGGAAGCTAGGAGCATTGTTCTGCAATATCATAGGCACTTTATTTTACATGAACATGTACGTTAGCATCACACTTTTGGGATTAATTAGTCTGGATCGGTACTTAAAAATAATAAAGCCATTGCAGCACTATAAGTTACAAGAAGTCACCAGAAGCAGTATGATTTGCGGCACTCTCTGGTGTGTCTCCATTCTGGCTTCGATAATAATGATTTTTATGAACAAATCAACTGAAGAACTGACTACCAAATGCTTCCATTATAGATCAATAAATACCGTAACAGCAATTATGAGTATTCTCCTCGTCTTAGTTTTTTGGATTGTATTCTTTCTCCTCATCTGGTCATATGCAAAGATTGCAAAAAGGCTTTCCAAACTCAGTAAAGAAAAGCCTGGATTCTCTAACAAGAAAATGTTAAACAACGTTGTAACGAAAACATTCATTATTCCCTTCATTTTCACCATATGTTTTGCCCCATTTCACATCTTccgtttattttatgttgcaTCTCAGCTCCGGAAAACAGATTGTAACTGGAAAAACGTGGTAAATAAAACCAATGAAATAACGCTTCTGTTTTCAGCTTTCAACAGTTGCCTGGATCCAATTATGTATTTTCTGCTTTCCAAAACTGTTAGAAGAACTGTATTGAGCATAATTAGTGGAAAATTTCAGAAAGAGTTAAGAAGTGAAACATCATAAAAGCTGTGAGGTTCCTTCATCCTTGATTCTCATGGAGTAGCTTAAAATAAGAGTGATATTTGTTAGTTGTATTTAACCAAGAGCACAAGCAAAAGTGGTACGGATTTTTGAAGCTATTTGCATAGTTCagactgaaatacattttttaaattccaataCCAGCAAGTTGAAAGTGTGACTTTTTCAAGCAAGCTCTGTAATACTATATCCTGATTTCCTCTCTGAAAGAAGTTGGTGCTACGTAAGCAAGTTTGGAATATCAAAAATGCCAGAGAGCACAGTAATGGGTAAACTATTCATAACGGGAAGACCATTCACAGCTTCGTCCATAATAAAGTGTCCTTGCCAGGATTGGGACAACATTTAAGCCAAGGATGATGTGGCAAGAAATATTCATACCGTGTCACTTCAGGAGAACAATCATctcaaacaagaaaaaaaaatctaaccacCTCTGAATGACAGTCAACAGTATCATCATTATTCTCAACTTTAAACCCATTATACCTCTCCAAGCTACTCAGGGGGATATTTACTAACCAGAAATATAA from Leucoraja erinacea ecotype New England chromosome 13, Leri_hhj_1, whole genome shotgun sequence includes these protein-coding regions:
- the LOC129702709 gene encoding probable G-protein coupled receptor 34; translated protein: MEITHLPMSYWLSENGSKLLKGRTEANATDDHNCIIDEDFLMVLLPIIYSFIFLTGLISNIFALLIFFFLKTKKNSIHVYLINMAFADLLLIICLPFRIAHHANHNQWKLGALFCNIIGTLFYMNMYVSITLLGLISLDRYLKIIKPLQHYKLQEVTRSSMICGTLWCVSILASIIMIFMNKSTEELTTKCFHYRSINTVTAIMSILLVLVFWIVFFLLIWSYAKIAKRLSKLSKEKPGFSNKKMLNNVVTKTFIIPFIFTICFAPFHIFRLFYVASQLRKTDCNWKNVVNKTNEITLLFSAFNSCLDPIMYFLLSKTVRRTVLSIISGKFQKELRSETS